The Caldicellulosiruptor acetigenus DNA window TATACTCAGCAAATGAATTTTTAACAAGGATAAACCTCATGAAGGCATACAAGTTTCCTGAATACGACACACCAATCAAACTTGGTAAGAAGGTTGGTGTAATTGGCGGTGGAAACGTTGCAATGGACGCAGCAAGAGTTGCAAGACGGCTTGGAAGCGACGTTTATATTCTATACAGAAGAACTGAGGCTGAGATGCCTGCAAGAAAAGAAGAAATTATGCATGCAAAAGAAGAGGGAATAAAAATAGTTGAGCTTGTAAGCCCTGTAAGATTCATAGGTGATGAGTCGGGCCATGTCAGAGCTTTAGAACTTGTACAAATGAAGCTATCTGACCCGGATAGCTCTGGCAGACGAAGCGTAAAACCTGTAGATGGTTCAAACTTTGTCTTTGAAGCAGACAACTTCATAGTTGCAATTGGACAAAGCCCAAACCCACTTGTCAAAAAAGCTATACCTGACCTTGAGCTAAACCCCAACGGCTCTATCAAGGTAGATGAAAATCTTATGACAAACATTGAAGGTGTGTTTGCAGGAGGCGACATTGTCACAGGCGCAGCCACTGTCATTCTTGCAATGGGGATGGGAAAAAAGGCTGCAGAGAGCATTGACAGGTATCTTAATGCTAAAAAGCATGAAAATCTTTAATCCTTACACTAAAATACAAATAAAGGCTGCCTTCTCTCTTTTGAGATGGCAGCCTTTATTGTTAAATTAGTACTTTGTAAGATATGAGTCAATCTCCCATTGATGTACTTTTGTTCTGTAATCGTCCCATTCAAGCTTCTTTGCTTCTAAGTACTTTTCAAAGATGTGGTCTCCAAGTGTCTCTCTCATAAGAGCGCTGTTTTCAAACTCTTTGATTGCCTCTTCTAAGCTTCCTGGCAAGCTTCCAATTCCACGTTTTGCCCTTTCCTCTTCGCTCATTATGAAGATGTTTTCTTCAACTGGTTCTGGCGGCTCAATTTTGTTCTTAATGCCATCAAGCCCAGCTGCCAAAACAGCTGCAAATGCAAGGTATGGATTTGCTGATGGGTCTGGGCATCTTAGCTCAACTCTTGTTGCCTGACCTCTTTTAGCTGGAACTCTTATAAGCGGGCTTCTGTTCCTTGGTGACCATGCGATGTAAACTGGTGCTTCATACCCTGGCACTAATCTCTTGTATGAGTTTACAAGCGGATTTGTAACAAGTGCAAACTCTCTTGCGTGCTTCATAAGACCACCAATGAAGTAATATGCCTCTTTTGAAAGCTGGAGCTTGTCATTTGGGTCTAAAAATGCATTCTTGCCATCAGATACCCTTGCAAGAGACATATTTGTATGCATTCCAGAACCATTGATTCCATATATTGGTTTTGGCATGAATGTTGCATGCAGGCCATGTCTTTGTGCAATTGTCTTTACAACAAGCTTGAATGTCACAACATTGTCAGCTGTATAGAGTGCATCGTCGTATTTAAAGTCAATCTCATGCTGACCAGGTGCAACCTCATGGTGAGATGCTTCTATCTCAAATCCCATCTCCTCTAAAGTCAATACCATGTCTCTTCTTGCATCCTCGCCCAAATCAACAGGTGCTAAATCAAAATATCCACCCTGGTCATGTGTCTGCAAAGTTGGATTGCCATTTTCGTCTGTGAGGAACAAGAAAAATTCTATCTCTGGTCCAACAAAAAACTTATATCCCATCTCTTCAGCCTTTTTGAGCATCTTCTTTAACACACCACGTGGACAGCCAGGGAACGGTGTTCCATCTGGAAGGTAAACGTCACAAATCAGTCTTGCTACTTTGTTTGGTGACGGTCTCCATGGGAAGATTGTGAATGTGTTAAGGTCTGGTCTTAAATACATGTCTGACTCCTGAATTCTTACAAACCCTTCGATTGACGAACCATCAAACATAATCTCATTGTTCAACACTGCTTCAAGCTGCTCAACAGGAACAGCAACATTCTTTAAAATTCCGAAAATGTCCACAAACTGGAGTCTTATAAATTTTACATCCTGCTCCTTGCATATGCGAATGATGTCTTCCTTGGTGTAATTCTTCATTACAAAATTCCCCTCCATTCAAAGATTTTTGATATTATGAGTAAACAAAAAAGGACAAAGACGCCCACTTTAAACTTCAGGACGCCTTTGTCCTTTCAATTTTATTATATTATATTCTTCGAAAAAATGCAACTACATTTTTATAATCTTTCATACCTTTTTAAGCCGGCTGAGGTTGAGCATCTTCAAAAACAAGTTTTCTAAACTCTTCGCCCGTGAGCTTTTCTTTTTCTAAAAGTGCATTTGCCACCTTGTGAAGCTTATCAATGTTCGCTTTAAGTATCTCTTCAGCCTTTTTATAAGCTTCTTCAATAATGCTCTTTATTTCTCTGTCTATCTCAGCAGCAACCTCTTCTGAGTAGTTCCTTGCAAGTGCAAGGTCCCTTCCCAAGAACACTTCTTCCTGCTCTGTTCCAAAGGTCATAGGACCAAGTTTATCAGACATTCCATATTTTGTTACCATGTCCCTTGCAATCTTGGTTGCTCTTTTTATATCAGATGCTGCACCTGTTGATACATCTTCCAAAACAAGCTTTTCTGCAACTCTTCCGCCAAGAAGGGTCACAATCTCTCGCATCATATCAGATTTTGATGCATAGAACTTGTCTTCCTTTGGAAGATACATAGTGTACCCGCCGGCATACCCTCTTGGTATAATTGAAACCTCATGGACAGGTTCAGAATCAGGAATCATGGTACGAACAATTGCATGACCTGCTTCATGGTATGCTGTAAGTTTCTTTTCTTTTTCAGTGTAAACTCTGCTCCTTTTTTCGGGCCCCATCAACACTTTAGCCACAGCTTCCTGAACCTCTTCCATGTTAATCTGTCTTTTGCCCTTTCTTGCTGCTAAAAGTGCAGCCTCATTCAAAAGATTTTCAAGGTCAGCACCAGTAAACCCAGCTGTTATCTTTGCTATTTGAGACAAGTCAACATCTTCACCAAGAGGCTTGTTACGTGCATGGACTTTTAAAATCTCTTCTCTTGCCTTTGCGTCTGGAACATTTACAACAATCTGCCTGTCAAATCTGCCAGGTCGCAAAAGTGCAGGGTCCAATATGTCAGGTCTGTTTGTTGCCGCCATTACAATTATTCCTTCATTTGTTCCAAACCCGTCCATCTCAACAAGAAGTTGGTTTAAAGTCTGTTCTCTTTCGTCATGACCTCCGCCAAGCCCTGCTCCCCTGTGACGGCCAACTGCGTCTATCTCGTCTATGAACACAACACATGGAGCATTTCTCTTTGCTTGGTCAAAAAGGTCTCTCACTCTTGCTGCACCAACACCAACAAACATCTCAACAAAGTCAGAACCCGATATGCTGAAAAATGGAACTCCTGCCTCGCCTGCAACTGCTTTTGCTAAAAGGGTTTTACCTGTTCCAGGCGGTCCGACAAGCAAAATCCCTTTTGGAATTCTCGCACCAAGTTCGATATACTTTCTTGGATTTTTGAGAAAATCAATAACCTCTTTGAGTTCTTCTTTTTCTTCATCTGCACCTGCAACGTCTGCAAATGTGACTTTCTTTTTAAGGTCCTGAATTGTCTTTGCACGCGATTTTGTAAACGACATTATCTTGCTGCCGCCACCTTGGGTCTGCTGCAGCATGAATATCCATACAAAAATCATCAAGCCAGCAAAGATTAGCATTGGCAAAAAGGTCGAAAGCCACCATGGTACTTGCGGCGGTTCTTTTGTCACTATTTGAATCTTCTTTGCCTGAATGGCTGGCTGTATCTGGTCCAAAAACTTGTCTGGAGACGGTACAAACACATTGTCAAACTTGGTGCCGTCTGCATACTGTCCAGACACATTGTTATAGCTCAAAACAATCCTTGTCACCTTGCCATCGTTTATATCGTTTATGAGTTCTGAATAAATTACCTCTCTTCTTTCGCTCAAATTTGAAAAGAGCTGATTGTACGAAAGCCCTCCACTTAAAATATCTACAAGTAACAAAATTACAAGGGCTATCAGAATATAAATTGTTGCAGTTTTAAATAGGTTCCTCAATTGTAAATAGGCACTCCCTTCAAGTATTCTAAAATTAAATTTTATTCTATTCCAAAACGCCTATATAAGGCAGGTTCCTGTAAAGTCCTGCATAATCAAGCCCATAACCAATTACAAACTTATCTGGTATCTCAAACCCCTTGTAATGTATCTCCACATCCACTTTTCGTCTGCTGGGTTTGTCAAGCATGGTACAAATTTTAAGAGTTCTCGGTTTTCTTCCTCTCAAATACTCGGTTATATACCTTAAAGTCAGACCTGTGTCAACAATGTCCTCAACAAGCAAAACATCCTTGCCTTCTATGCTTGTGTCAAGGTCTTTTAGAATTCTTACAATTCCTGATGAAGATGTTGAGTTTCCATAACTTGACACTGCCATAAACTCTATCTTAACAGGAATTGTTATCTGTCTTAAGAGGTCTGCCATGAAAATTACCCCACCTTTTAAAATACATACCATTAAAAAATCGTCACTATCTTTATAATCTTCAGAAATTTTTTGTCCAAGCTCTTTTACTTTTTGTTTTATCTGCTCCTCAGTGATTAAAATCTCTTTTACTTTGAGCGATATGTCTTTCACTGTCACTCTTCTCCTTTCACTTTTGCAAATTGTATTTCTAAGAAAATATTTGTATCTGGTTTGATTTTATACTTATGGTTTATAGTAACTATATTTGAATAAATATCAAATATTACAATCACTTCACTGCCTTTTGCAAGAAGTAAAATGGAACTTCGTCTTCGTTTGGGAATTTTTTTGTCAATGAACCATTCTTTTAATTTTTTCTTACCCGTTTTGAAATAGATAAAATCACCATCTCTTCTCGTTCGAAGATAAAGCTTTTCCTGCGTAATATGCTGTGCATCAATGTATATATTCTTTGGGTTTTCTATCCTGTAAGTAGGCTTAACATTGAACTTAAAACTTTTATAAAATACATGGTTTTCTTTGTCTAAAGATATTTCAAAACAAAAAGAACTCTCTTCCGATTTTCTATAAAATACCAGCTCGTCATTTTGTCTTTCAACAACTAATTCATTGTATACCTTTTTCTTACCTGATGAAAGAGAAGCAAGCTCTTCAATCTCTTTTAAGATATCATACGAAATTGGAGCGTTAAAATATTCAAGTATCATTTTTATAATTCTTCTTCGCAAAAAGACTGGAAGATTTTTTGTCTTTTCAATATTTAAAACATAGTAAATATCCTCTTTTTGAACACATTCCTCAAAAGACTTTTGAGCAAGCTCTTCTATCTGGTCACTCTCTTCTCTTATTATTTCGACTGTGCGAAAAATGGTATTTAACACACTTTCCCCAAATTTTTCTTTTATTAGTGGTAAAATCTCGTTTCTCACTATGTTTCTTTTATATTTAAGACTGAAGTTTGTCTTATCGACAACAAATGGGATGTTGTTAACTCTTGCAAACTCCTCAATCTCTTCTCTTGAAATATTTATAAGAGGTCTTGCAATAATATCACGCACAGGCGGCACAGATGCAAGACCTTCCAAGCCACTTCCTCTGAACAGGTTCAAAAAGAAGGTTTCAACCACATCGTTTTTGTTGTGCCCCAGAAGTATTCTGTCAATGTTCAGCTCTTCTGCTACTTCATAAAAAAAACTATATCTTGCGCTTCTTCCTGCTTCCTCTTCAGAAAGTCCTTTTTCTTTTTTTAGTTTTGCAACATCAACTTTTCGTGTAATACATTTAATATTATACCTCTTGCACATCTCAATTACAAATTTCTCATCATCATCTGCCTCTGGTCTTAGCATATGATTAAGGTGCGCAACTGTTATGTCTAAGCTGTACTCATCTTTTAGCCTGCAGATGCAATCAAGCAGTACCATTGAGTCAACGCCGCCAGAACATCCTATTAGTACCTTAAAACCTTTTTTTAGCATTCCATATTTCTCTATGTTACTCTTTACCTTCTCCAAAAAATCCACTTTAAATTCACACCTCAAGGTTAAAAGCTAAAAACTATTATATCGATACGCTTTTTAGAACATCTTCAAACTTCTTTATCTTTGCTTCCTTTTTCCACTTCTCAAGTAAGCTCTGATAATACTCTTCTTTCTTCTGGCTCTCAATTGTTGATTTTATCTCATCTTTCACATCGCTGAGCAGAAGCTGTTTTCTATCTGTCACCTTTATAATATGAAACCCATCATTTGTTTGAACAATATTGCTTATCTCTCCAATCCCAAGCGAAAATACGGCATTACCAAATTCATTTCCATAATATTGAATAATTATATTTTTCCTCAAATATCCCATATCGCCACCTTTTTGTTTTGTTGTCTCATCTTCAGAATACTTTTGTGCGAGCTTTTCAAAGTTCTGCCCGTCTTTTATCATCTGCAAAATCTCTTCAGCCTTCTTCTTTTTTGTAGCTTCCTCTTTTGAGTCATTTACCTTAAACAAAATATGGCTTGCTTTTACCTCAACAAAGTCTGATTTATGTGAATTATAATAGCTTTCTATCTCAGCATCTGACGCCTTTTGGTTTTTAGTTACCTCATCATACAGCTTTGAAACAATCTGGGATTTTATAACCTGGTCCTTATATTCATTCTCGGTTGCACCAATTGTCTGAAGATACTGCTTGAACTCAGTACCCGATTGAGAGTTTGATTTGTACTGCTCAATTTGCTGGTCTATTGCTTTCTTTTCTGCTGAAGACAAAGTAATGTTTCTCTTTCTTGCCTGCTGAAGTTCAATCTGTCTCATTATAAGACCATCCAAAACATTTTCTTTTATCTGCTGCTCATATGTCTTGTCTCCAACTTTTTGGGATAAAAATGCTTTGTCAAGTCCATAGTAATTTATCTGAGACCTATAGTTGATGGCAAACTCCTTTTTTGTTATTTTCTCGCCATTTACTATGGCAACTGCCCTGTTTTCATCTACATACCTTACTATCTCAGGTGTTACAGCAATGAGAATTATCAGAAGCACAACTGCTGCAATAGAAAAAAGCACAATTTTAGTTCTTTTATCCATACATCCCTTCTCCTTTGTTAAAAGTATTTTGATAATATTAATATTATAAATCAATAAACGACTAATTTAAAGCACCCCAATTGTAAAAACTTTTTTAACTTTCTTGTAAATCTTCTAAAATAGCTATCAGGGTATCAAGCCAGTTATTCTCTATAAAGAGCTGTAAGCAGTCGTCCTTGTTTTGCGAACATGAAAGTCCTTGCTGCAAAAACTTGTTCATTGCTTTTAAAAGCATTTCACTGTTAAAAAATTGAAGTTTAAAAAGACATTCTTGAAGCTGTAAAATGCTTATTATCCCTGCCTTTTTACACAAACATTTCAAGTATGCAACCTTTATTAAATTGTCAACCTCTTTGGGCACATCCCCAAACCTGTCTATCAGCTCATCATAAATATCGTTTACATCATCTTTTGACTCGATTGACGAAATCTTTTTGTACATATTAATTCTCTCTTTTTCATCGTCAATGTAACTGCTGCTAATAAACGCGCTTACCTTTACATCTATCTGAGGTTCAATCTCCGGCTGTATATTTTCGCCTTTAAGCCTCCTTATCTCTTCCGAAAGAAGTCTTATATACATATCATACCCAACACTGTTTATATGACCGTGCTGAAGCTTTCCAAGCACAGACCCCGCACCTCTTATCTCAAGGTCCCTCATGGCAATTTTAAAACCCGACCCAAGTTCTGTAAACTCCTTTATTGCAGCAAGTCTCTTCTGTGCCTGTTCGGACAGCACCTTGTCTTTTCTAAATGTAAAATATGCATATGCCAGCCTGTTAGACCGACCCACTCTTCCTCTTAGCTGATAAAGCTGGGCAAGACCAAGTCTGTCGCTGTCTTCGACAATAAGTGTATTGACGTTTGGCATGTCAACCCCAGACTCTATGATTGTTGTGCACACAAGCACATCGTACCTGCCTTCAATAAAATCAAGTAACACTCTCTCCAACTCTTCTTCGGGCATTTGCCCGTGAGCGCATGCAACTTTTATACTGTCGCCCACAAGGTTTTGAAGTTTGGCAGCCACCTCTTGTATATCTTTTATCCTATTGTAAAGATAAAATACCTGACCTCCTCTTGAAATTTCTCTTAAAATAGCTTCTTTTATTATCCTTTCATTGTACTCAAGCACAAATGTCTGTACAGGATACCTATCTTCAGGCGGGTCTTCAATCACGCTCAAATCCCTGATTCCTAAAAGTGCCATGTTAAGTGTCCTTGGTATAGGTGTTGCGGTGAGGGTCAGAACATCAACATTTGTTTTTAGCTTTTTTATCTTCTCTTTTGCTTCCACGCCAAACTTGTGTTCTTCATCAATAATCAAAAGACCAAGGTCTTTGAACTTAACATCGCTCGAAAGTAGCCTGTGCGTACCAATCACAATGTCAATTGTACCTTCTTTTAAACCTTTTATTATCTTCTTTTGTTGTGTCTCATTTTTTAAACGTGAGAGAACCTCAATTGTTACTGGAAAATCTTTCATTCGTGCAGAAAATGTCATGTAATGCTGCTGTGCAAGAATTGTTGTGGGAACAAGTACTGCCACCTGTTTTGAATCCATCACAGCTTTGAATGCTGCTCTCATTGCAACCTCAGTTTTGCCATAACCAACATCGCCGCAAAGTATCCTGTCCATCGGTTTTTCACTTTCCATATCCCTTTTTATCTCTTCAATTGCCTGAAGCTGTCCTTCTGTCTCTGTATACGGAAACTTTTCTTCAAACTCTTTCTGCCAAAGCGTATCTTTTGAAAATTTAAAACCTTTGTGAAGCTGTCTTTTTGCATAAAGCTCAACCAGGTCTTTTGCTACAATCTCAAGAGATTTTCTTACCTTTTGTTTTTGCTTTTGCCACTCTTGTGACCCAAGCTTAGATAGTTTTGGCTGTACATCGTCTGTTCCAATATACTTTTCAATCACATCCAAGTTTGTGGTTGGAACATATAGATAAGAAGAGTTAGCATATTCAAGTTTTACATATTCTTTTGTTGTACTCTCAACTGTAATCTTTTCAAATCCCAAGAATTTGCCAATACCATGTGTTCTGTGAACGACAAAATCACCTGGTTTTAAATCCTCAATTGTATAAAAAGCATCCTTTTTAGATTTTGCCCTCTTTTTTGCTTCTGTTTCCTTTTTCTTTTCAAGATGGAAAAATGAAAGGCAAACCCATTTGATATCATGTATCTCAATGCCCTTTTCGGCAGACTTGGCTATTAGATATACTCCTGGTTTTTCTATTTCTGGCTCATCAAGCTCAAAAAACTGTATATTTTCTTTTAAAAGTGCCTCTTCTAAATCTTCAAGGGATGTTCGACTTCCTGTAAAGATGTTTATGGTATAGTCTTTTGACATATAATACTTCAAATCATCAATTAAAACCTCTTTCTGAGCATTGTAGGTGGGAAGTTCTCGAAAGAAGTTGAAAGATATAATCTCTCTCAGTTCAATCTCTTTAATAGAAGATGCAAATGTTTGAAGAATTATGGTGCTTGAGAACTTTTGCAAAATCTCATTGACAGTATAATAACAGTCTGCCATCTTCGGAAGCACAAACCCTTTTTCTAAAAGGTCTGAAAACATCTCTTGCATCTCTTGTTCAAAAGCTTTCAAGCTGTTGTAGACTTGATTATACTCGTCAACAAAAATAAGGCATTCACTAAAAATATCAATAACTGATAAAAATTGCTGATAGTAATATGGATACAGCCTTTCAACATCCAGCCGAATTCCTTCTACCACTTCTTTGAAAGTCTCTTCTAAATTCTTTCTGCTCTCTTCTTTCAGCTTAGATTTCATTTTTTTATAGTCATCTTTTATATGTTTTAAGCCCTCTGAAAAGTCTTCTTGCAAATCCCACTCAATTGCCTTGTAAATTTTAATACTATCTATTTTTTCAAAAGATTTTTGGGTTTCAACATCAAAAAGTCTAATTGTATCTATGGTATCTCCAAAAAACTCAATCCTCACAGGATATGTGCTTGCCACAGGATATATATCAACTATGCCACCTTTTTGAGAAAACTGTCCTTTCTTTTCCACAGTTTTTACTCTTTCATACCCGAATGTTAAAAGCTTTTCTATAAGGGTTTCAAGCTGAATGTCAAGACCTTCTGTGAGAAGAATGCAATCAAACTTCAAATCTGTGTACTTTTCAAAAAGGTTCTGGGCAGTTAATATGAGAACATCAAAACCATCCTCAAAAATCTTTACAAACTGCTCTATCCTGGTAATTTCAGAATCCCTGCTCTTTGCAAAAGATGCAACATATGGATTTTCTCTTTCCTGCAGGCTCACTACACTACTAAAAAGGTTTTTAAACCTTCTTTCCCACTCAAGTTTTGCTCTTTGAGTTGTTATAAACAACGCCTTTTTGTTAAATTTTTCACATAAAGACTTGACCACAAGTGCCTTCCCCATCTCACCAACGCCTGTGACAACAACAGGAAGGCTTTTTTTGGCAACAATCTCTTCAAGAGTTTTAAAGCCATCAAGCCTTTCTAAAACCTTTAACAAAGCCTACACCACCACATCCCCGTTTATATAGTTCATTGCTCTGTCTATGTCACTTTCAAGCAAGATTTTTATCCCGTTTGCTGCTTTTTCAATTGCTTTGAATATCTTTTCTTTTTCACCGTCTTCAAACTCAGATAAAACATATTTTACCATATCATACTTTGGAACACCAATACCTATTCTGATTCTGGGAAACTCTTCTGTCCCCAGGCGCTGTATTATTGATTTTACGCCATTGTGCCCTCCATCAGACCCTTTTTTTCTCATCTTCACAACTCCAACATCAAATGCTATGTCGTCGTAAATCACAATGAGCTTTTCAGGTTTTATTTTATAAAAGTTCACAGCTTCTATGATACTATCACCACTTGCGTTCATATACGTCATTGGTTTTAAAAGCAAAACTTTTTTACCGGAATATTCAAAGCTGCCAACCAAACCTTTGAACTTTATTTTGTCAACTTTGGTGTTAAAAAACTGTGCTAAATAGTCAATCGCTAAAAAACCTGCATTGTGTCTTGTAAATGTGTATCTCTCACCAGGATTACCAAGCCCTGCAATGATATAGTCCAACTTTTTCTCACTCCTTTTTTATTTACAAAAACAGGCTGCCTTTTAAACCATGTCAAAAGACAGCCTTTATTTATCTTCTTTGAAAGCAATTTTTATCTGTTCCCTTTTGTGCTTATATATTCATCAAAAAGGGTAGAAATAGCCACATCCTCGTATATTCTTGTTATTGCTTCAGCAAAAAGGCTTGCAACAGACAACACCTTTATCTTATCTATCCTCTTTTCAGGCGGAAGAGGAATTGTATTTAGAACAACAAGCTCTTTTATTGGTGACTCTTTTATCCTCTCAACAGCAGGTCCGGATAAAACCGGGTGCGTACAGCACGCGTAAACTTCTTTTGCACCATAATCCATAAGAGCCTGAGCTGCAGCAACAATTGTACCTGCCGTATCTATCATGTCATCAACCATCAAACATGTCTTGTCTTTCACATCACCAATTATGTTCATAATCTCGGCAACATTTGCTTTGGGTCTTCTCTTGTCAACTATGGCAAGCGGCAGGTCAAGCTTTGTTGCAAAGTTACGTGCACGTGTCACACTTCCAAGGTCTGGCGATACAACAACAGCATTCTCTAAGTTTACATTTTCCATAAAATATTTTGCTAAAATTGGAACACCAATTAGATGGTCAAGTGGTATGTCAAAAAACCCTTGAATCTGAGGTGCATGAAGGTCCATTGTCAGGACTCTGTCTGCCCCTGCAGATGTTATCAAATTTGCAACAAGCTTTGCTGTGATTGGGTCGCGAGCCCGTGCTTTTCTGTCCTGTCTTGCATATCCATAGTATGGTATCACAGCTGTAATTCTTCCTGCCGAGGCTCTTTTGAAAGCGTCAATCATGATTAAAAGTTCCATCAGATTTTCATTTACAGGATGACAGGTAGACTGGACCACAAAAACATCTGCACCGCGCACAGTTTCGTTTATTCTAACTGATATCTCACCGTCTGAAAACCTGCCAATCTCTGCATCACCAAGTTTTTTACCAAGGTGACTGGCTATCTCTTCTGCAAGCTCCTTGTTTGAATTACCGGTAAATATTTTTATCTCTTTACCATGTGTTATCACTTTTTTTACCCCCAGCACAAAAGTTAATTTTTCTACCCTTTTCCCACGCAAACTATATTATAACACAAAATATTCAATAAATTTATCTTAAAATGTCTACAAAATCTATTCATTTTATTATTTATTATTGTGGTTTTCATACATCTTCTTGCGCTTTAAAACCCAGCCTTCTTTTATAGTCTGCCTTTCACGGGCAATCGCAAGAGCATCTGCAGGAACATCATCTGTGATTGTAGAACCTGCCGCAATGTATGCATTCTTCCCTATCTTAACTGGCGCTACAAGGTTCGAGTTGCAGCCAATAAACGCGTTGTCTTCAACCACTGTTCTGTGCTTTTTATACCCATCATAGTTTACAAATATAGTACCACACCCCAAATTCACATTTTCACCAATGTCAGCATCTCCAATGTATGTAAGATGAGCTGACTTTGTATTTCTGCCCACCTTTGAGTTTTTCACTTCAACAAAGTTGCCAATCTTAACACCTTCTTCTAAGATGCTGTTTGGTCGCAAGTGTGCATAAGGTCCAACCTTTACATTGTCTTTTATCTCTGAATCCTCAATCACCGAAAACCATACATGGCACTTGTTACCTATTTTTGAATTTACAATGTATGAGTTTGGACCAATTACGCACTCTTCCCCTATTGTAGTGTTGCCAAGTATGAATGTGCCGGGATATATCACTGTGTCTTTGCCTATCTGCACATCTGGATGAATGTAGACAGAATACATATCTATCATTTGAACACCTTCTGCAAGGTGCTTTTTATTTATTCTTATTTTAAGCTCCTGCTCAGCCAAAAATAATTCATACCTTGAGTTAATGCCCATGACCTCAAAATTATCATCACATAGGACTTTTACTACCTTCTTACCTTCTCTATTTAGTATCTCTATACTGTCTGTAAGATAATACTCTTGCTGGCTGTTGTTATTGTCTATCTTTGTTAAAACACTTGCAAGCGCATTTCTTTCAAAACAATAAAATCCTGGATTTATTTCTTTTATTCGCCTTTGCTCATCTGTTGCATCTTTTTCCTCGACAATCTTTAACACATTGCCATTTTCATCAGAAATTATTCTCCCATACCCATACGGATTTTCAAAGACAGCTGTTAAAAGACAGAGCGATGCTCCTTCCTCTTTTCTTTTTTCAGAAATTCTTTTTAGTGTATCAGCTTTAATAAAAGGTGCATCTGCGTAAAGCACAAACACATCTTCTGCTTCTTTTGATACCTTATCCATTGCACATATCACTGCATGTGCAGTCCCAAGCTGCTTTTCTTGATGAGCAAATTTTACATTTCTACTTTCTAATGCCTTGTAAACATCCTCTTTTTTGTTGCCTACAACAACTATTATCTGGCTATCTTCAAAGTTTTTCTCAATTTCATCAATCAGGTAAAGTATCATTGGCTTTCCCATTATCTTTTGTACAACCTTAGAATACTTTGACTTCATTCTTTTGCCTTCACCAGCAGCAAGCACAATAAACGTTTGCCTTTTCATTTCAAATCACCTTCACCATTTTCTTCAAACTTTACAACCTCTATTCCCGCTTCCCTAAATATCTGCTGGCTCATCTCATCTGGATACGAACC harbors:
- the glmU gene encoding bifunctional UDP-N-acetylglucosamine diphosphorylase/glucosamine-1-phosphate N-acetyltransferase GlmU, translating into MKRQTFIVLAAGEGKRMKSKYSKVVQKIMGKPMILYLIDEIEKNFEDSQIIVVVGNKKEDVYKALESRNVKFAHQEKQLGTAHAVICAMDKVSKEAEDVFVLYADAPFIKADTLKRISEKRKEEGASLCLLTAVFENPYGYGRIISDENGNVLKIVEEKDATDEQRRIKEINPGFYCFERNALASVLTKIDNNNSQQEYYLTDSIEILNREGKKVVKVLCDDNFEVMGINSRYELFLAEQELKIRINKKHLAEGVQMIDMYSVYIHPDVQIGKDTVIYPGTFILGNTTIGEECVIGPNSYIVNSKIGNKCHVWFSVIEDSEIKDNVKVGPYAHLRPNSILEEGVKIGNFVEVKNSKVGRNTKSAHLTYIGDADIGENVNLGCGTIFVNYDGYKKHRTVVEDNAFIGCNSNLVAPVKIGKNAYIAAGSTITDDVPADALAIARERQTIKEGWVLKRKKMYENHNNK